In the Callospermophilus lateralis isolate mCalLat2 chromosome 7, mCalLat2.hap1, whole genome shotgun sequence genome, GAAAAGAAGAATATACCCTGCCTCTTTTGGTGGTACTAGAGactgaacacagggcctcatacATCTTTTCTCTgtaatgaaaaatatatttttgtttggaaTTTAAAATGTAGCAAACTATTAATAGATTATTTTTTATCACAATCTTTatgaaattatttaatttaaaaagaccaTGTTTCCTTACTGATATTGTTAGAAAGCTTCATTTAAGCATTGTAAATACTACTACAAATGGCTTACTTTCTCATCAGAAATAAATAAGCATTCTGGACTTAACCATCAGTCTTTACATTTGGGTTACACTCTTTGAAGAGTTGGAGCTACAAAACTTACCATTGAATATACCTTCTAACTAAGGATTTAATTGGCACTTtgaatataaaacattttaaatggtCAAATAGTAGtgagtattttaaaatttgatataataatatttgttttcttttcttttcctcctctttttcctttttggtactggggattaaactcaggggtactcaaccactgagccacattcccagctcttttttgtgttttatttagagacagggtctacactaagttgctcaggaccttgcTAAGGCTTCGAACTTGGTGATTCTTTTGAATCAGCCTCCCAaactattgggattacaggtgtgcttgtTTTCCAGTTTATAAGTGGGCACTTATATATGATTCATAGACTTTTATAATGTACTTTTaggatttttaatgtctgttacttttgcttattttatattgttatgtgatcaaaatagaataaatgTTGAGTTAACTAAATCAATTTAAATCATATTTCatactatatatttataatatttaaataattagaattttaaaattcatattgaaTATCTGACAGTTTCCTGtccctttgtttattttattaacaTGATGTTTTATAGTGCTGGGGATCACACCCAGGACCTCATGATGTTAGGCACATACTCTTCCATTGAGCTCGTCCCCCAGTCCTATTctaacttttaattaattaatagttAAAATGTTAATGAAGAATATAATAACTAGTGCTAGGAATAGTTATCTTTGCAGCTCATTTATAAGCGCCACTTATCAAAGCACTTAGCACTTAATCAAATTTTTCTTGAATAATTATAATTATGATAATTATAAGCCATCAAATTAAGTTGTGATAAGAATAATTAAGAACAGACATGTAATTGTGATAATGCTAATTCAAATAATGACagttataataaatataattagTAACAAATGTGTAATTATTTGTTAATAAGTTTTATGAAGACTGGAACAGTTACTTTTCATTGCTGTATTTTCAGTGCCTAGTCTGTAataggttcttttttttaaaaaaaattttattttagttgtagttagacacaatacctttatttatttatttttatgtggtgccgaggattgaacccagggcctcacatgtgctaggcgagtgctctaaaacccaagcccctataataggtttttaaaaaatatttctaaattaacaaGTAAATGAATGATTGAATGAAATCATCTTACCATCAAGTCTCCCAAAACCATTTCTGTAGTTCTCCCATGTTTCATTGAAGTTTTGTGATCCATCTATTCGGTGTTGAATTAAGGTCCATGGATTACCTATATATAATGAATGAATTTGTATATGTTTAGTAGATTGATGTTGACAGATATAAAAATATCTTTTGAGTTTGGTTTTAATTGGTGACTTTGTAAGTAAATGTGGTAACGTATGGTAAGTGTATGGTGATATACTTCATATTATTTATTGTGGTCTCAAACAGTTAAGGGAAGAACAACTAATGAATTTTTTCTTGGTAAATTTATTGACAGTAGTCACTTCAGATTCTTttgaagaggaaatggagaatattgaataaatacatgaataaataaacaagtataAGTAGTGTATAGTTGTATTATACATATTTAACACAAATAGAACAGGCTTAGTCTTTCTAATAGATAATGAATAACTTGAACTGTCTGCTACTGTTCATTTTCTCCTTAGGCAGGTTTTACCTGATTTAACTTCACAGTAGACGTCAAAAGCTTGTGAGTTGCTTGGTCTAATGGTATATATGCCACTTGTACGTTCACCTCTTTTATAAATGGCGGAACAATCAGCAGGAATGCCTAGAATCAACAAAATGTTATAGAAGATTTAGTAAGAAGAATATCTTTGGAACTTGAGATTTTACTTGCAATTTCATGGAATTGTAGTGACTATAATTTTTTTCAGGAATATGAATGTTAAGGCATTTTTCCATGTGGCTATATTATGCAAGGAATATAAAAATAGTATTACCAACctgaattatttctttttaaaaatatttttattagctgttgatggacctttattttatttatttatatgtggtgctgagacttgaactcagtgcctcacatatgctaggcaagcactctgctactgagtTGTGACTCCAGCCCCCCAACCTGAATTATTTCTAAAGAAATGTGACAAAATGAGAATTTTGAGCAaatatcatcattatcatcatcatcatcatcagacATGGTATGAATATTAGGTGGCAGAAATGCGCTTGAAACTAAGTACAGAAACTTAGTACCTGCTTGGTGAATAGCAGGTAGTTAGTTAGCAGATATATGTGGAGTAAACTTACAAGGAGAAAACTAGCAATATAGACCTTTTTTTTTCTAAGTGAGTTACATAAAAAAgtgaatgttctgagaatatattGTTTTGAGACTGgggtagtggcacatgcctataatttctgttactgaggaagctgaggctggaCGATTGTGAGTTTGagcccagcctggacaatttagcaagacccgatCTCAAAACAAAGTAAAACACCATATTGAGGAGTAAATCATAAATGTATCATTTTGTTGAAGTTTGGATGGGAATGGAAACTTTGTTCCCTGCagcttttgtttttcttatgaaaattttcaagcaaaaagaaaagtgaaaagaattattGAAGAAAACACCATAGTCTTGTTTGTATTCAACCATTGGTAACATCATACCATGTATGcttcacacacagacacacacacacacacacacactcacacacacacacacaatcacaaaTGAATCATGTATTTTGTTTGTGCTGTTTGAAAGTAGTTTTCGAACATCATGTCTCAAACCTATAAATATTTCAGCATGCATTTCTTAAATGTGAAGTTGAAGTTGTTCTTTTCATAATTGTAATACCATAATCACATCTAAAATAATCATGCCATATTATCTAATATCAAGTTCATATTTATAGCTTGCTTATTGTCCTAAGAATTCCTTTTATAGTGTTAGAAAAACCTAGGAGCCAATTTAAattggtgttttgtatttggaggATATGCCTTCTACTGTTAGTCTAGATATGAGTATAAGGATTCTGATGATAATGGTTTCAAGAAGAAAACCCATCAAATGATCTTACCTTCTTGTTCTgtattttttgtttcattcagatgCAGAGGGGGAATAGTTCTTGGAGCTCTTGATTTGGAAGAAAGTGAATTTTCTGTGGGTTCTTGAATTCCAGTCCTTCTGAGCTGATAAAAGAATATAAATCTACTTTAAAAAATTGATACTGAATATATAATTAGGATAAATCTGAACTAAGGATATCAAACGTATAATTTCTTTGTATCTTTCAGTTCACAATATTATGGCAAAACATAAAACAGAGAAAATAACAACAAGCCCCAGGCAtgcataaaaaagaaaacaaaaacaggaagGCCAGCAGTTTTGCTTACAATATTTTAGTATATTCTCTTTATCTATTTGAAAGATATACTTAATAttctattcataaacacaggcagattttaaatttaatcactcttggttgtaGGTCTAATTGAGTCTCAGATTTGTCAGAAAGACATAACACATAATTTGAACAAGGCTACACAACACTGCTTTCTGGatagttttggggtttttttgttttgatacctggggattgaacccagggatgctgaaCCAGTGAGCAACATTTTcagaccttttctttctttctttctttctttcttttttaaaatttatataaagacagggtctcactaagttgcttagggactcaccaagttgctgaggctggctttgaacttgtgatcctcctgtctcagctgctgggattacaggcatgcaccattgcacccagctctggatagttttttttttctttttttaaagttatagatggacataataccttccttcaaatttatttttatgtggtgctgacgatcgaacccagtgcctcacacatgctaggcagatgctctaccattgagccacaaccccagcccctctggaTAGTTTTTAACCTGTAAACACATCTGTAGAAATTGGCAGACCTTTGAATGTATTTCAATATACTATTTTATTTAAAGCCTTGGTTTGCAATTGATTGCTTTTCTTATTGATGATGAGAAAAGCAGAATATGATATttagcattattattttttttcttttctttttaaaatacttttttagttatagctggacacaataccttaattttttatttattcatatgtgttgctgaggatcgaacccagtgcctcacacacatgcctaccactgagccacaaccccagtcccaataTTTAGCATTATTATTACTTGCATGTGGTGGGGTGGGGAGCAGTGCTGGGATCTAGCCCAGAGccctttcacatgctaggcaaatactctaccactgatttGCATCCCTAGCCCTACTGTTAATTTTTTGATACTGGCATAAATGGCATTTCCTAGAACTTAATTTGTAAGAATCTGTTATAAAATTCAGTTACTGGATGTTAGTCTTTTCTTTTGAGTAAAGTGATCTTGAAGTCACTTAacttttttgaattttgattttataatttaaatttgAGAAGATAGATGATCAGGGACTTCTTCCAACCAGAAATttgctttgatttctttataCAGAATTTCCCTTTATCCATGAAATCCATTATCTTATCTTCTAGGACCTCCCAATGAATGCCTGAAATGGCAGATAACGACAAGCCCTCTATATACAATTTTTTCCCTGTATGTACATGCCTGTGACAAATTTTAACTTATAAATTAGGTATAGTAGGATATTAATAACAATAACTAAGAATAATATAATAAAAGTTAGTTAAAGTGGCCTTTCTTTTAAAAGAATCaagacaaatattaatatttattatttttggtctgtagtttACTAAGGGATGGGGAGGACACTACTGTGTATTTAATGTATAAATAGAATatatattgtgtaatggtgccatTTCGCTTTTGTGAGTGGGTGcattgaataataataaaaatatataataaaaaagaatttagaaagtaatatttaatataaaggaaattatggaaattaaaagtagttggcaaaatttttttttgaaagttaGTATTACCTACTAAAATGATGTTTGTTTAGTTGAAATCCATGGTGATACTTGTTTTATAAACTTGGGGAATATTTTCTTACCAGTTTCTCtgagtattgttttttttttaactcaatacATGGCTTTTAAATATTACTAATTAATGTTTTTGTACTATTCTCCTTTATATTAGAATACTTAGATTGTAGACATACCATTTAAATATTGACTTAcctgattttctatttcttttatttgACTGTGCTGTTGGTTTAATTGTTTATATTGCTCTTCCACACTCTGGAGAAGGTCTTTGATGCTATTATCTTGCTGTTCTACAAAAGTCTGGACATAGTTTGTAGTTTAgtttaaatttccttttttttttttttgtttaaagtttttatttattaaactatcaccttttgttttttttttaaactaccaGTGGGTTAGAAAAATGAATAGAGGTGATCATTTTCCCTTGTATGCTTTTTGAAAATaatacataattttgttcttacaTTAAAAAGTGTCATCTCTAAAATTTGATTTTCTGAACTTTACTTCAATTAAAAGAAATACCCTACACACAATATTTTAATAATAGTAAATCTACCATAGACTGTATTACATGTATCTACTTTGGAATACTGaaaaatagtttttatatttaaatttcttcaatttttttaacttatatCCAGTTATTTGCCAATAGTATAACAATCTGGTATTCTAAATTTTATTACTTAATTCACTTGTAATTTTCATATGAAATGTAAAGTTTAGTTTTCATATATAATAGTAGGGAAGCAGAAACCAACTTTAACTTATGATGGGAAAATTTATTTTCTATGtattatattttctaaaaaaaataaagtatttcaacAATGCAACAAAGTATTTGAAATAGTATGTCttagaattattttaaaactccACACTAAAAAATCATGAACTGTTGTTGGTTTCTACTTACCTTAAGTGAAGTTACTTCTGGATGTTCCTGAATTTCAGGTTGATTTTGAATTAAATTAGTTAATTGTTCCTCCAAATATCTCACTTTGTGCTGTAgtagaattttttcttctaggaggCTTTCAAGTTTTGAGTTGAGTTCAAGTGACATATTTTTTACCTCTTCATTTTTGACTTGTAATTTGGATGTAGTTCTTCTtaattccttttcttcttctttgattTCATTAGTTTGCAGTGATAGATCATAAAAAGATTGATCAAATatgttcagtttttgaaatatgtcatTAATTTGGCCCTTAGTCTTATGGACAAAATCTTTAAGACCATGTCCCAACTGAAGGAGGCCATTCGCTAAAATTTTTACATCATCTAGCATAGCAAATCTTGATTTTGGTTCTGAAGATATAGAATCAAATGATGAATTGTCTTGATCAATTCTGGAAGAAATAACTAGCGGAACTATAAAAAGAAAGAGcttaattttgtacatttttatCCCAATTATTCAATTTTAAGCAATTTGGAACTATTTTTCTCCCATAAGCATACCTAGACTTCTTTATATATACCACTATTTGCCATATAAACAGTAAGGTTGGCAAGGGAATATAGTTAATTGTTAAGCTCTGTTAACTTGCACGAATGTAACCTTTCACATTGAGTTACATCAATATTAAGTAAAATCAAGGAAATGAGCAACTAACTTAATAAGTAATTTGAAATTATTTGCTGTATTGTAAACTGTGCTTTGAGTGTTAAggggttgactttttttttaaagcttacattagtattttatgattttaaaaatttaaaaaaacttgtTTTTACAGGTAATTTATCCTCAGAATTGAGGCAAAATTAATGAGTTAAGTATGCATTTTCCAAATTGTATTTTAATTCTTACAGAAGCAATCATGTATCCCCAAAATGCTTTCTCTGTAAGCTGTCCTCATTTCCTTCAGGTGGTGTCATGGTGCCCCATGCTGTGTTTATGAATAAGCTAACACATAATTGTGTATTCTCTTATTTGTtactataattatttttaatatgtctTTTTGCTTCACATATGTCTTAATCATCTTTGTATATTTGACAAATCTCATACATAATAAATGTCAATAAAGGTACTTCTCTTCCTTTCCCCATTATATTCTATATCTCTGTGTGCTAGACTCTTTTCTACATATCTACTGAAGTACCTACCAATAAATATGTATGGTCTTCTAAAGTTGAACTAGAATTAATTCTTAAATTCTTCCAAAGTCAGAAACAATTTTCCCATCATAAATTCTTCTCAGGTTTTCTGTGGTGAACTTAGCAACAATTTTGATAACATAAATTTAACCAAAACAAAAGATTAATAATAGGTCTAAAAATAAATGTTCCACTGTTCTAAGTTagtgttaaaagaaaaaatattaaatgctAAATTGTAAgttatttcttaatttattttctttgtttctttatttaaagGCAGAATCTAATCTTTGCTTGAACTTGGGCCTATTTATTGAGTGTTCATATTAAGTGctttttgagaaaataaatttatagatTAAATTTACTAAGAATATGGATTCTAAAATCAGACTATGGTCTCAGTTCAAAAGCCAGCTATAGATGTCTGGGCTTGGACAAATTATTTAATGTCCCCATACCTTAGTATTTTCTTCTGTAAAGAAAATACTAATTGTGGTAATTAAAGTATGTAATTCACAGAgttatgagaatttttttttttaagtatggaGTATTTCAAACAGTGTTTGGCACATAAGAAGAACTTAGCCATGTTAGTATTAATAAGTCACATGAAACTTTTAGCTGGTGTATGTTGGTGTATATATCATCAACTatctaattaaaagaaaaatttcgTAAAGTTAATACCTTtttaacaaagagaaaaataatgccAAAATGAATTTCAGTTTAAATTTTAAGTTGCCAAGCATTTTTTTGTAAAATGAACCATTCTCAAAATTCTCTTCTTAGAAATGCCTCTACCTGCTGAAAAACAGAGGCCTTTTCTTTTGATGATTTAGTATTAAGGGATTAGATATATTAGATAGTAAATATACCAAGTGATTAAAGAGTGTGATTCTGAAGCCGGACTCCTTAAATTAGAATACTAGCTCTCTTATTTTTCAGCTTTGTTACTCTTGGTCAAATTCCTtagcatctctgtttttttttaatctgttgagTAAAGATAATAATACTTTATAGGGTTGTATAAAGATTAAGAatattttcaaagcacttaacatTGCCTGCTGAGTAATAATCACTATACATTATTATATATTAACTAACTTGTAATTAGAAACAATCAATGCAGATATACTAATGCTATAGTTTTTTATTGGTGAAAATGATCTAATCCTATAGTAAGGTCATGTAAATTTGGGAAATTTTGCTAGAATCTAAATTTTCTGAATTTTGGTCTCTTGAACCTTGATAAGGAAATTTGATTAGCCTgtgtatattttttcttaaattccCATTACAGAACTATATAATATTtgtagcaaaataaaaaacaaaagtaaaattttCTCCTTCTTTAAATGGAAAATTAGTTATTATTATTGATCATAAAGGACATATTTTGGAATTTTTCTTAATTAACCTGCCAGTTTTTGTGACTTAGAACTATAGACCCTGATATTTTTATTCACTTCTACTTGAGAATTGAGGTCAATCAACTTTACCCCCTGTTATACTGTAAACCTTTTATTTGCCAGTTCTGtatctgattttaatttttatcccTTATAAGCTCTTCAGTATAATACTCACCAAAAAAAGGGTGTATGGAGAAATTTTATTCCATAGTTAGACTTTTCTAGTATTAACACTTTCTGTACTATTTATGTAATTCCTCACATGGAGAGATAAGTAGTGGTTATGCATTCTTGA is a window encoding:
- the Angptl3 gene encoding angiopoietin-related protein 3 translates to MYKIKLFLFIVPLVISSRIDQDNSSFDSISSEPKSRFAMLDDVKILANGLLQLGHGLKDFVHKTKGQINDIFQKLNIFDQSFYDLSLQTNEIKEEEKELRRTTSKLQVKNEEVKNMSLELNSKLESLLEEKILLQHKVRYLEEQLTNLIQNQPEIQEHPEVTSLKTFVEQQDNSIKDLLQSVEEQYKQLNQQHSQIKEIENQLRRTGIQEPTENSLSSKSRAPRTIPPLHLNETKNTEQEGIPADCSAIYKRGERTSGIYTIRPSNSQAFDVYCEVKSGNPWTLIQHRIDGSQNFNETWENYRNGFGRLDGEFWLGLEKIYSIVKTSNYILQFELEDWKDNKHYIEYSFHLGNHETNYTLHLVEIAGNVPKSLPEHRDLTFSTWDHKAKGHSNCPEMYSGGWWWDDVCGENNLNGKYNKPRTKSKPEKRRGICWRSQNGRLYSIKSTKMLIHPVDSESFE